Part of the Chlamydia muridarum str. Nigg genome is shown below.
ATGGAAGATGACACAGTCATATGTAAATAAAGAAGAAATTATTTCTTTAGCGAAGAATGCTGCATTGGAATTGGAAGAGGCTCACGTAGAAGAATTCGTCACATCTATGAACAATGTTATAGCTTTAATGCAGGAGGTAGTCGCTATAGATATCTCGGATATCATTCTTGAAGCTACGGTGCATCATTTCGTTGGCCCAGAGGATCTTAGGGAAGACATGGTAACTTCAGATTTTACCCGAGAAGAATTTTTAGCTAATGTTCCTGTGTCTTTAGGAGGATTAGTCAAAGTCCCTACAGTTATCAAATAAGGTGGATCGCTATGTATCGTAAGAGTGCTTTAGAGTTAAGAGATGCTGTAGTGAATAGAGAAATTTCAGTTACAGCAATAACAGAGTATTTTTATCATCGTATAGAAAGTTATGATGAACAAATAGGATCTTTTCTTTCTCTCTGTAAAGAAAGGGCGTTACTTAGAGCTTCACGTATAGATGATAAACTCGCAAAGGGAGATCCAATAGGTATATTAGCCGGGATCCCTATTGGAGTTAAAGATAATATTCATATCACAGGAGTGAAAACTACCTGCGCATCGAAAATGTTGGAAAACTTTGTAGCTCCTTTTGATGCTACTGTGGTTAGACGTATTGAGATGGAAGATGGGATTTTGCTGGGTAAGTTGAACATGGATGAGTTCGCCATGGGATCTACAACTCGGTATTCGGCTTTCCAACATACTAATAATCCTTGGGACCTGGAGCGTGTCCCTGGGGGATCATCAGGGGGATCAGCAGCTGCAGTTTCTGCAAGGTTTTGTCCTATTGCTCTAGGATCTGATACAGGTGGATCTATTCGTCAGCCAGCGGCTTTTTGTGGAGTTGTTGGGTTCAAACCTTCTTATGGAGCCGTTTCTCGCTATGGACTGGTAGCTTTTGGATCTTCCTTGGATCAAATTGGTCCGTTGACAACTGTTGTTGAAGATGTTGCTTTGGCCATGGATGCTTTTGCTGGTCGCGACATTAAAGACGCAACAACAAGAGATTTTTTCAGAGGGACGTTTTCTCAAGCATTATCTCTGGAAGTTCCTAAGTTAATTGGAGTCCCTAGGGGGTTTTTAGATGGTCTTCAGGAAGACTGTAAAGAAAACTTTTTCGAAGCTCTTGCTGTTATGGAGCGGCAAGGTAGTCGTATCATTGATATAGATCTTAGCGTTTTGAAGCATGCAGTTCCTGTGTATTATATTGTTGCTTCAGCGGAAGCTGCTACAAATTTAGCTCGATTTGATGGAGTTCGCTATGGTCACCGTTGTGCACAGGCGGACAATATGCAAGAAATGTATGCGCGTTCTCGCAAAGAAGGATTCGGAAAAGAAGTCACTCGAAGAATCCTTTTAGGGAATTATGTTCTTTCTGCAGAAAGACAAAATATTTTTTACAAAAAAGGAACAGCAGTCCGAGCTACTTTAATAGAAGCTTTTCAATCTGCTTTTGAATGTTGCGATGTGATTGCAATGCCTGTATGTGCTTCCCCCGCTATTAGAGATACGGATGTTCTTGATCCTGTTTCTCTATATCTACAAGATATTTACACCGTAGCGGTAAACCTCGCTTATCTGCCAGCAATTTCAGTTCCTTCAGGGCTTTCTAAGGAAGGACTTCCTTTGGGAGTGCAATTTATCGGGAAAAGAGGAGCGGATCAGCAAATTTGCCAGGTAGGGTATAGTTTCCAAGAACATTCGCAAATCAAACAATTATATCCTAAAGCAGTGAATGGACTTTTTGACGGAGGAATGGAGTAAAATGGGTATAGCACATACTGAATGGGAGTCTGTGATCGGTCTGGAAGTGCACGTTGAGTTGAATACTGCATCAAAATTGTTTAGTCCCGCGCGCAATCATTTTGGTGATGAGCCTAATACGAATATTTCCCCTGTATGCACGGGGATGCCGGGAGCTTTACCAGTCTTGAATAAGGATGCGGTGCGTAAGGCCGTTTTATTTGGATGTGCTGTCGAAGGGGATGTTGCTTTGTTCAGCCGTTTTGATAGAAAGTCGTATTTTTACCCAGACAGCCCAAGAAATTTTCAAATTACCCAGTACGAGCATCCTATTGTGAGAGGCGGGTGTGTGCGTGCTATAGTAGAGGGAGAGGAAAAAACCTTTGAGCTTGCGCAGACGCACTTAGAAGATGATGCTGGGATGTTAAAACATTTCGGGGATTTTGCTGGGGTGGATTATAACAGAGCAGGAGTCCCTTTAATTGAGATCGTTTCTAAACCTTGTATGTTTAGTGCTGAAGATGCCGTGGCTTATGCTAATGCTTTAGTATCTATTCTGAGCTATATCGGTATTTCCGACTGTAATATGGAGGAAGGATCGGTTCGTTTCGATGTGAACATTTCTGTTCGCCCAAAAGGAAGTAAGGAACTTAGAAATAAGGTAGAGATTAAAAACATGAACTCCTTTACTTTCATGGCGCAAGCTTTAGAGGCTGAAAAACATCGACAGATTGAGGAGTATCTTAGTCATCCAAATGAGGATCCTAAAAAGGTTGTTCCAGCAGCCACCTATCGTTGGGATCCAGAGAAGAAAAAGACAGTGCTGATGCGTCTTAAGGAGCGCGCTGAAGATTATATGTATTTTGTTGAGCCGGATCTTCCTGTTTTACAAATTACGGAATCTTACATTGATGAAGTTCGTCAAACATTGCCAGAGCTGCCTCATAGTAAGTATATGCGTTATATTACAGATTTCGATCTTGCCGAAGATCTTGCCATGATTCTTGTGAGTGATCGACATACAGCTCATTTTTTTGAAACAGCGACTATGTCTTGTAAGAATTATCGCGCCCTTTCTAACTGGATTACAGTTGAATTTGCAGGCCGTTGTAAAGCGACAGGGAAAACGCTCCCATTTACAGGAATTCTTCCTGAATGGGTGGCGCAACTAGTCAATTTCATAGATCGTGGTGTGATAACAGGAAAAATTGCTAAAGAAATTGCTGATAAGATGGTTTCTTCTTTCGGAGAAAGTCCAGAAGACATCCTGAGAAGACATCCTTCATTATTACCTATGACTGATGATCACGCTTTGCGCGCTATTGTAAAAGAGGTCGTGGCTCAAAATGCAGCATCTGTAGAGGATTACAAAAATGGAAAAGCGAAAGCTTTGGGCTTTTTAGTTGGGCAGATTATGAAGCGCAC
Proteins encoded:
- the gatA gene encoding Asp-tRNA(Asn)/Glu-tRNA(Gln) amidotransferase subunit GatA yields the protein MYRKSALELRDAVVNREISVTAITEYFYHRIESYDEQIGSFLSLCKERALLRASRIDDKLAKGDPIGILAGIPIGVKDNIHITGVKTTCASKMLENFVAPFDATVVRRIEMEDGILLGKLNMDEFAMGSTTRYSAFQHTNNPWDLERVPGGSSGGSAAAVSARFCPIALGSDTGGSIRQPAAFCGVVGFKPSYGAVSRYGLVAFGSSLDQIGPLTTVVEDVALAMDAFAGRDIKDATTRDFFRGTFSQALSLEVPKLIGVPRGFLDGLQEDCKENFFEALAVMERQGSRIIDIDLSVLKHAVPVYYIVASAEAATNLARFDGVRYGHRCAQADNMQEMYARSRKEGFGKEVTRRILLGNYVLSAERQNIFYKKGTAVRATLIEAFQSAFECCDVIAMPVCASPAIRDTDVLDPVSLYLQDIYTVAVNLAYLPAISVPSGLSKEGLPLGVQFIGKRGADQQICQVGYSFQEHSQIKQLYPKAVNGLFDGGME
- the gatB gene encoding Asp-tRNA(Asn)/Glu-tRNA(Gln) amidotransferase subunit GatB, which encodes MGIAHTEWESVIGLEVHVELNTASKLFSPARNHFGDEPNTNISPVCTGMPGALPVLNKDAVRKAVLFGCAVEGDVALFSRFDRKSYFYPDSPRNFQITQYEHPIVRGGCVRAIVEGEEKTFELAQTHLEDDAGMLKHFGDFAGVDYNRAGVPLIEIVSKPCMFSAEDAVAYANALVSILSYIGISDCNMEEGSVRFDVNISVRPKGSKELRNKVEIKNMNSFTFMAQALEAEKHRQIEEYLSHPNEDPKKVVPAATYRWDPEKKKTVLMRLKERAEDYMYFVEPDLPVLQITESYIDEVRQTLPELPHSKYMRYITDFDLAEDLAMILVSDRHTAHFFETATMSCKNYRALSNWITVEFAGRCKATGKTLPFTGILPEWVAQLVNFIDRGVITGKIAKEIADKMVSSFGESPEDILRRHPSLLPMTDDHALRAIVKEVVAQNAASVEDYKNGKAKALGFLVGQIMKRTEGKAPPKRVNELLLAAMRDA
- the gatC gene encoding Asp-tRNA(Asn)/Glu-tRNA(Gln) amidotransferase subunit GatC, yielding MTQSYVNKEEIISLAKNAALELEEAHVEEFVTSMNNVIALMQEVVAIDISDIILEATVHHFVGPEDLREDMVTSDFTREEFLANVPVSLGGLVKVPTVIK